From a single Sediminibacterium sp. KACHI17 genomic region:
- a CDS encoding sterol desaturase family protein has translation MTKINFLALAVPFFIGFILLEYYVSCKRKKRVHQFEESIANLNVGIAERVTDLLTTGAFYFVFSWIYSHYAIFDIRPSFITWVLIFLVTDFVWYWYHRFGHKVNLFWSVHVVHHQSDDFNYTVSTRITIFQAIARGLFWSVLPLLGFPPDMIAIFLIIHGVYPFFTHTQLVGKLGWLEYVFVTPSHHRVHHSSNPEYLDKNYGDILIIWDKLLGTFAEEKSEPKYGLTKPLNSYSFLWQHFHFQLELLLALKEAKGVKAKLKVLLGKPDDIDPVHREYLERKLLNRNKQSMQLALQRLILLNTVITLIILFFTLLLTEYFTTEQQILLCLFILISIVNSGAMIEQKRWVFYLDYIRLLLIGLILYAFIPSGSILISLTILGLVPLVFYKSTQKRYYAYLYNG, from the coding sequence ATGACCAAAATCAATTTTCTCGCGCTGGCAGTACCATTCTTTATTGGATTCATTTTATTAGAGTATTATGTTAGTTGTAAAAGAAAAAAAAGAGTCCACCAATTTGAGGAGTCCATCGCTAATCTAAATGTTGGTATTGCTGAAAGGGTAACTGATTTACTCACGACAGGGGCATTTTACTTTGTTTTTTCCTGGATCTATTCTCATTATGCAATTTTTGATATCCGCCCAAGCTTCATTACTTGGGTTTTGATTTTCTTGGTCACAGATTTTGTATGGTACTGGTACCACAGATTTGGGCATAAGGTGAATTTATTCTGGAGTGTTCATGTGGTGCACCATCAAAGTGATGATTTCAACTATACGGTTTCTACACGTATCACCATTTTTCAGGCGATTGCTCGTGGATTATTTTGGTCGGTTCTGCCGCTTTTAGGATTTCCTCCGGATATGATTGCTATTTTCCTGATTATTCATGGGGTATATCCTTTCTTTACGCATACACAACTGGTAGGAAAATTAGGCTGGTTGGAATATGTTTTTGTAACACCCTCACACCATCGGGTTCATCATAGTAGTAATCCTGAATACTTGGATAAAAATTATGGTGATATACTGATCATTTGGGATAAACTTTTAGGAACGTTTGCAGAAGAAAAAAGCGAGCCTAAATATGGGCTCACCAAACCTTTGAATAGTTATAGTTTCTTATGGCAACACTTTCACTTCCAGCTTGAATTGTTATTAGCACTAAAAGAAGCAAAAGGAGTAAAAGCCAAGTTAAAAGTGCTATTAGGTAAGCCGGATGATATTGACCCTGTTCATCGTGAATACCTTGAGCGGAAATTATTGAATCGAAATAAACAAAGTATGCAACTTGCATTACAGCGCCTGATTTTACTGAATACAGTGATTACGCTTATTATTTTATTTTTCACATTATTACTAACAGAATACTTTACTACAGAACAACAAATTTTATTGTGTCTTTTTATATTGATCAGTATTGTGAATTCAGGTGCCATGATCGAGCAAAAGAGATGGGTATTTTATCTCGACTATATTCGATTACTATTAATTGGATTGATCCTATATGCATTTATACCCAGTGGTTCAATCCTAATTTCATTAACCATTCTAGGATTGGTCCCTTTGGTCTTTTATAAAAGCACACAAAAAAGATATTACGCTTATTTGTATAATGGATAG
- a CDS encoding helix-turn-helix domain-containing protein — protein sequence MWRGIQHNNTAQKWLSFFTFLCTLYITPFMLGYAGWYSGGIYREILFYVPFQQLFLIPPVLYFYVRSLLDQTFSFQRKDWLHFIPAVLYLLYTLIIFISDQWLTEEVFFYKDGRDKDFDLWYQLLGFLSLTIYLTASLRVYKKYKGLSYATLSFADSVLFKWAERFLTAFVLLLGIRLLFFILNPEWAEFGRKFWYYLSFSGLFYFISINGYNNNIRSATSFRILEEPIHQDTSALISEHEGPAEQIPDLEKRKEQISLLMTEQKLYEDPLLTITIVADRLGTHSKKVSQIINLGFGMNFNDYINTYRIESVIQKIDAGEISSQTIMGLAYDAGFNSKSTFNRAFKRLKNMTPKEYVDKKAKK from the coding sequence TTGTGGCGTGGCATTCAACACAATAATACTGCTCAGAAATGGCTGAGCTTCTTCACTTTCCTGTGTACACTTTATATCACACCCTTCATGCTTGGCTATGCAGGATGGTATTCGGGTGGCATTTATAGGGAAATACTTTTTTATGTACCATTTCAGCAATTATTCTTGATACCCCCTGTTTTGTATTTCTATGTGCGATCATTATTGGATCAAACATTTTCTTTCCAACGAAAAGATTGGCTACATTTTATCCCTGCTGTTTTGTACTTATTATATACGCTGATCATTTTCATTAGTGATCAGTGGCTTACTGAAGAGGTGTTTTTTTATAAAGATGGTCGTGATAAAGACTTTGATCTTTGGTATCAGCTCTTGGGCTTTCTCTCGCTGACAATTTATTTGACCGCAAGTTTACGTGTATATAAAAAATATAAAGGGCTGAGTTATGCCACGCTCAGCTTTGCAGACTCAGTTTTATTCAAATGGGCAGAAAGATTTTTAACTGCCTTTGTATTATTACTCGGCATTCGGCTCCTATTTTTCATACTCAATCCGGAGTGGGCAGAATTTGGGCGAAAATTCTGGTATTACCTCAGCTTTTCAGGATTGTTTTACTTTATCTCTATTAATGGCTACAATAATAATATCCGGTCTGCTACTTCCTTTCGCATACTAGAAGAGCCGATACATCAAGATACATCAGCACTTATCAGTGAGCATGAAGGGCCTGCTGAACAGATCCCCGATCTTGAAAAAAGGAAAGAGCAGATCAGTTTACTCATGACAGAGCAAAAATTATATGAAGACCCTTTATTGACCATCACGATCGTTGCTGATCGTTTGGGTACACACAGCAAAAAAGTATCACAGATCATCAACCTAGGCTTTGGGATGAATTTCAATGATTATATCAATACGTATCGCATCGAGTCAGTGATTCAGAAAATAGATGCGGGTGAAATATCTTCTCAAACGATCATGGGGTTGGCCTATGACGCTGGATTTAATTCCAAATCAACTTTTAACCGAGCTTTTAAAAGATTGAAAAACATGACTCCCAAGGAATATGTAGACAAAAAAGCCAAGAAATGA
- a CDS encoding serine hydrolase domain-containing protein, translating into MSVISRYETVSAASKCIFAEKKNMRFHQIKYSLIILLVFLLPSLLSAQSKLSPLLQKQLDSIATQDVPPKAPGIATAIIQKGKVVYEKYAGIEDFTDSSRIGVHTRFNIASNGKQFTALAILSLIEKKKLQLTDDIRQYFPSLYPSIKRPITVENLLTHTSGIRDVYDLWSLQGLTWWKQQFNNLHVLELIQKQRDLNFEPGAKYLYSNSNYILLALLIEKVTGQTFGSFTKELFRQLGMHQTSFEDDHTKIKGPIARAYFNFNTWTTYSWIWNVCGDGNLFTTLKDQIRWEKIIQGTVHAGIKRPIIRKSQQLVNPSISKQYGYGLEFGEYRGIKYTFHEGATGAWKATTIRFPERSLSMITLTNTGKSIPSQQTRQMADAFLSLQNTTTSFLTQPIKTGNFVNESEITGTYLTENNFSFQFERINEQLVLKRFGRNDVVLERESANIFHQKNDPAFKQEFHLSEQGEMLVTAYYTTHAPYTLKRPVVKWDGFKKEIWSGQFLNTETGVTIVLESINEKNYTVKIGESAYKGILVTPQLMLAGSYVLHMENGIPTTLYLSGDRVKRIQFIRVP; encoded by the coding sequence ATGAGTGTCATTTCCAGATATGAGACCGTTTCTGCTGCATCGAAATGCATTTTTGCAGAAAAAAAGAACATGCGCTTTCATCAGATTAAGTATAGCCTAATTATTTTACTCGTCTTTCTTTTACCATCCCTTCTATCTGCCCAATCCAAACTTTCGCCATTACTCCAAAAGCAACTAGATAGTATTGCCACACAGGACGTACCCCCCAAAGCGCCGGGAATCGCAACAGCTATTATTCAAAAAGGTAAAGTGGTCTATGAAAAATATGCAGGCATTGAAGATTTTACTGATAGCTCCAGGATCGGGGTACATACCAGATTCAATATTGCTTCTAACGGGAAGCAGTTCACAGCTTTAGCCATTCTTTCTTTGATCGAGAAAAAGAAACTTCAGTTGACTGATGATATCAGACAATATTTCCCCTCATTGTACCCTTCCATAAAAAGACCGATTACCGTTGAAAATCTATTGACCCATACCAGCGGTATTCGTGATGTATATGATCTATGGTCATTACAAGGGCTTACCTGGTGGAAACAGCAGTTTAATAATCTGCATGTCTTGGAATTGATACAAAAGCAGAGGGATCTCAATTTTGAACCGGGTGCTAAATACCTCTATAGCAATAGCAATTATATCCTACTGGCATTACTGATAGAAAAAGTTACCGGACAAACTTTCGGTTCATTCACAAAGGAACTATTTCGCCAATTAGGTATGCATCAAACATCTTTTGAAGATGATCATACAAAGATCAAAGGTCCGATCGCGAGAGCTTATTTCAATTTCAATACCTGGACCACCTATTCCTGGATATGGAATGTCTGTGGTGATGGCAATCTGTTCACTACATTAAAAGACCAGATTCGCTGGGAAAAAATCATTCAAGGTACCGTTCATGCAGGAATAAAAAGACCCATCATACGCAAAAGTCAGCAACTCGTTAATCCTTCGATATCTAAGCAATATGGTTACGGACTTGAGTTCGGTGAATATAGAGGTATAAAGTATACCTTTCATGAAGGCGCTACAGGAGCCTGGAAGGCTACTACCATAAGGTTTCCAGAACGATCGCTTTCGATGATTACTTTAACCAATACAGGTAAATCGATCCCTTCCCAGCAAACTAGACAAATGGCAGACGCGTTTTTATCACTCCAGAATACAACAACTTCTTTTCTTACGCAACCGATCAAAACAGGAAATTTTGTAAATGAGAGTGAGATAACAGGCACCTATTTAACCGAGAACAATTTTAGTTTTCAATTTGAGCGGATCAACGAACAATTGGTGCTAAAAAGATTCGGTAGAAATGATGTTGTTTTAGAAAGAGAATCAGCCAATATTTTTCATCAAAAAAATGATCCGGCTTTTAAACAGGAATTTCATTTGAGTGAGCAGGGAGAAATGCTAGTCACTGCATATTATACAACACATGCACCTTATACTTTAAAAAGACCAGTCGTAAAATGGGATGGTTTTAAAAAGGAAATCTGGAGTGGTCAGTTTCTCAATACAGAGACAGGTGTTACAATAGTATTAGAGTCGATAAACGAAAAAAACTATACGGTCAAGATCGGAGAATCTGCTTACAAGGGGATCTTGGTTACACCTCAGCTAATGTTAGCAGGATCCTATGTTTTACACATGGAAAATGGTATTCCTACTACCCTTTATCTTAGTGGTGACAGGGTGAAAAGAATACAGTTTATCCGTGTACCTTGA